DNA from Hippocampus zosterae strain Florida chromosome 18, ASM2543408v3, whole genome shotgun sequence:
tgattCTATTCAATGTCAGTCCATCCGCAAAATATCATTTCACTTTGCCttttcctcactttttttttttaatcaaggaaaattcactttttttttaattcaataaatgtacaacacccccccccccttttcaaaaCTGCTGTTGTGTGTGAAATTGACgggcgaaaaaaaacattttctagtCAGGCTGTCGTGCATTGGGAAAGTATTCACAgcacttcagtttttttttttaattcaaatttttATTTGGATTAAGTATGCAAAGATCAGCCAAAGTAATTGTGTTGTCTGCACTTCCTTacaaaataattaacaattCACCAGCCATATTCCAAAATGCACTTAAAAAAGCTTATGTTTTTGGGCTCGAAATTCCTCCAACCTTACTGTAATAACTGGCTGCTTTGTGAACAATTTGAAGGGGAAAACATTTCTTCAATTTTCTATAAcaagaaaatgtggaaaaagtgacatttcaactttgtgcaaaaaaaaaaaaaagaagcccccTGTCCCAGTCGGATTGATGAGCCACGGTCAAGTCTCTTGGTTTTAGTCTTTCGTAGATGGTCCACATGCAATATTTTCAATACTCTATTTATTTACAAGATCGCTGACCGTGTTGGGGACGACGAAGCTTTTGTGCAAGATTAGGCGTTTATTTGTACGCTCATTGGACACCTCATTCGGAATTGATGCACAATGTGAAAATCAGGAGGAACGGAGTCACTACGACAACACGTTTACTGCAAATAAGACTGACAAATTAGACACCACTGAGGTGGAGACCATtgagctgtttttctttttttaaatatactgtatattagtaTACTTGAGGTTTTTCTGGCGCCTCGGTTAAGGTCGCCCCGTCACTTGCAGCTGGCCGAAGGACGTGATGACATGGTAGTGCGCCGCTTCTTCTTCTGTCAGTTCAATGTTACCCGgccgcaccaccaccaccgcgttGACGCCGGCGTCCTCCGCAGCTTTGGCCTCTGCAATCACACACACCGGTGGTTAGATTTGCTCCAGTTTCTATATGACGACGTGTAGCTTGTGTAACGCTGACGTTTATGATTGAGTTTAAAACAGAACGCCGCGCTCCACTAAAtcaatgtttggtttttttttccagctctgaGGAGAAATGCGGTCGCGCTTCACTGTGTAAATTAGTCCGACAAAACCCGTTCCTAAATATGTCCCCTAGCTGCATTGTTCAAACAATTCTAGAAGAAAAAGATTGGGCAGTACCGCGGGTGACATCCGTCAGGAAGGTGATTTCCCCTGGCGGACAGCCGATCCTCTCTGCGATTCTTTCGTAGCTTTTGGCGTCCACCTTGGCGCCGACGGCTGTGTCAAAGTGACCGTCAAATAACTGAGGAAGGAGAAAACACCGCTCAAACTAACACACCAAGGTAGACGAGAACAAACGTAAGTAACTTTCTACGTATGTGACGAAAAGTAAGTCAAGTATCCTTGAAAATTGCCCCAAAATGTCCGGTTCAAAACAAAGTGGCACTTTTCATTCAATCGTGGCTTCAGAGGTCATTTTTGTGGGCCCACTCAGGATGACGTGCCTCGCAACATGAAACAGACCTTAAGGAATTTTCCAAAAGTTCCAGGGGGGTGCTTGAAAACAAAACTCACATCTAAAACATCGCCCTCTACCGAGTGTGCGAAGAGGAGTTTTTGGGCTTCCACGCTGCCCGACGAGTAGATGAAGACCTTGAGGCCGTGCCCTCGCCACCTTCGGATGGATTGCGTCACATCCTGGTAGATCCTGTGTACATATGCATCGCAAACATTTGGAACTTTCCGGACAAGTAGAAACAACCAACAAAGTAAAAACGAACAGCAAAACCAGGATTGAATTGTGATCTCACTGAAACGAgaacaaaacccaaaaacagACTATTATAAAGTTACGTGTTGGTTGCCGCCATCATGGTCTCCAGGAATTGCGTTGAGGTGACAAGCTTCACTTTGATAAAAGTCAGTCACCGACGAGTTGAGGAGCCCACTTACTCGCCTCTGATTGTGCCCGACGAGTACGCCGCTCGCCACATGTGACCCTGGAGCCGCTTGAGCGCCGTGGACTTGCGGTCGGCGGCCATCTGCCACAGCACGTCGTCCACCACCTCCCGGATGGCCTTCTCCTCATCCGTGTGCACCGTCTGGTCCACGGCGTGGACGGGACGCGCCCGGTTCTGCCTCGTGTCCTCTTCGATCTGTCACAGGAGTTGCCATAACATGTGACAAACCTTTTCAAAGgaaagctccccccccccttttgatgGGATAATGCATTAAATGACCTGTTTTTTGAGAAGATGAACATCCTGTTTGCACTCATCTTCCTCCCAGTGATCTGACAGATAATCTTCAAGATGCTCCCGTATGTATGGAAACAGAATATCCTGCAGTCAAAagtgcaaatgaaaaataaaactgcaacTTTTCCGATGAGAGAGTCAACTCAATGAATCTTACGGCGCAACCGAATCGTTGGCATTGATGCTAAGTCAggcgcatttacactgtttattcctatgttgattaatgtgcaccCTCCCAgtgaaataaatttaaaaatgctgtTTCAGTTAACGACCGTCAGTGAACCTACACATCTGAGATTTTATTACAAAG
Protein-coding regions in this window:
- the enoph1 gene encoding enolase-phosphatase E1 gives rise to the protein MATVAIPACTTALLLDIEGTTTPITFVKDILFPYIREHLEDYLSDHWEEDECKQDVHLLKKQIEEDTRQNRARPVHAVDQTVHTDEEKAIREVVDDVLWQMAADRKSTALKRLQGHMWRAAYSSGTIRGEIYQDVTQSIRRWRGHGLKVFIYSSGSVEAQKLLFAHSVEGDVLDLFDGHFDTAVGAKVDAKSYERIAERIGCPPGEITFLTDVTREAKAAEDAGVNAVVVVRPGNIELTEEEAAHYHVITSFGQLQVTGRP